ATTTTGCCGCACCAGACCGAAGGCGACATTTTCACCGACGGTCATGGAATCAAACAACGCGGAATATTGGAATACATAGCCCATGTGACGGCGCACTTCATTCCATTGCCGTTCGCTGTAATCCGTCACATCGACCCCGTCGATCAAAACGCGTCCCGAAGTCGGTTTGATCAAACCGATGAGGACGCGGAGAATCGTCGATTTGCCCGAGCCGGATGCGCCCAAAATAACGAGCGTTTCTCCCGCCGCCACGGTCAGATCCACGCCGCGCAGGATTTCGCGTTCGCCGAAGCGCACCGTCACGTCCTGTAATTCAATCATCTTCGCCTCTTAAAATAAAATACTCGACAACAAATAGTTGACGGCAAAAATCATCATAATGGAATACATTACGGTTTCGGTCGCCGCTTTACCGACGCCTTCCGCGCCGGCGGTCGCGAGCATGCCGCGGCTGCAGCCGACGATCGCGACAATCATCCCGAAGACGACCGCTTTAATCATGCCGAGGTAGACATCGCTCGGCGTGACAAACATCTCAATCGAACGCCAAAACGTGTAAGCGGAAATACCGTTATTCAATGTACAGACCAAAACGCCGCCGAAGGTGCCGATGATCAGTCCCAAGACATTTAAAAGCGGCAGCATGATCATGCACGCCGCCATGCGCGGCACCACGAGGTAGCTGATCGGATCGGTCGCCAGCACGCGCAAAGCGTCGATTTGCTCGGTGACTTTCATCGTGCCGATCTCGGCCGTGATCGCCGCGCCGCCGCGGCCCGCTAAGACGACGCCGCATAATACCGGCCCCAATTCTCGGCCCATCCCGAGCGAGACGATCGCGCCGATGGAAAATTGCGCGCCGAAACGCGACAGCTCGGTGGCGATCTGCAAGGTCAGCACCATGCCGGTGAACAACAGCGTCAGCGCGACAATCGGAAACGAGCCGACGCCCAGCAGCGCCATCTGTTTAACGGTCTGGCGCATATTGAGCGAAGTAATGCGCTGCCACGCCGCGATCAACAATTGAACGGCGGCGCCGATCTGCGCCAAAACATATATCGTTGAACGTCCGAGCGAGGTCAGAATTTCGTTCACAACGCGCTTCCTCCTAAATACACTATTATGATTTATTTTAGCACATTTAACGCCCCGACGTCCCCGTATAAAGCGCACTTTTCATTTTTCAGACAGGCGCGCCAGCCGTTTTTTCGAAATTTTAAAAGCAGCTGCGTAATAACAGCTGCTTTTGTATTATTTTGTCCCCGTTTCAGGAGATTAACGAAATGCCGCAATGAGGTCGGTAAACGTTTTTTCATTAATCGTTTCGACCTTGGCGGCTAACGGCTCTTCCGCAAGATCAATCAAATCTTCATAACTCGGACGATCTTTTTCTTCGTAGAGCACGCCGGTAATCAAACCTTCCCGTTCATTCAACAGCGTCAACGCGCGCGCTTTGTCAGCGGGATCGTAATCGGCCACATCGCTCACATCGGTGAGATGTTCTTTGAACCATTCATACGTATTGTATTTATTGTACGTAACGCAAGGCGTAAAGACATTGATGAAAGAGAAGCCGTGGTAATCCATGCCGCGCATGATGATATCCACGAGACCGCGCCGGTCCAGCGCGTATCCCTGCGCCACAAATCCCGCGCCGGCGGCGAGCGCCATCGACGATACCGCCAGCGGCGTTTCCACATTGCCGTGCGGCGTCGTCTTGGTCACGAAGCCGAGCGAACTGCGCGGACTGGTCTGGCCTTTGGTAAGACCGTAGACATGGTTATCGAAAACGATGTAGGTAATATTCAAATTACGCTTAATCGCATGGATGGTGTGTCCCATGCCGATCGCGTACGCGTCGCCGTCGCCCGAGCAGACCACCACTTCCAAGTCGCGGTTCGCCAATTTCACGCCCTGCGCGAACGGCAATGCGCGACCATGCGTCGTATGCGCGCCGTAGCAGTACAGGTAACCGCCGATGCGGCTCGAACAACCGATGCCGGAAATCAGCATTAATTTTTTAAAAGGAATATTTCGTTTCGAAGCGGCTTCCTGAATCGCCATCTGAATGCCGAAGTCGCCGCAGCCGGGGCACCAGTTCGGCTGAATCGCGTTTTTATACTCCCGTGCGTTCGCCATCAGAGCACCTCCTTGACGCGGGCTACAATCTGACTCGGCGTCAGTGTCAGTCCGTCATAACGTTTTAACATGGAAAACGGCGCCAATTCGGGCAAATGCATCGTCAGAAGCTTAGTAAGTTGCCCCGTCGCGTTTTGTTCGAGTACGAGCACTTTTTTCGCCTTTTCGACATACGGGCGCAAGGCTTCGGTCGGGAACGGCTCCAGGAGTCGCAAACCGATGCGATTGACTTTAACGCCTTCCTTGCGTAAAGGCTCCGCCGCCTCCGCGGCCGCGCCGCAGGCGGAATTGATCGAAATCAGCAGCACGTCGGCCTCTTCCGTCGGCGCATCGACGGCGAGCGGCGCGAAATGATCGGCCACTGTCGTGAATTTACGCAAACGTTTATCCGTCTGTACGACGCGATTCGACGGCGCTTCCGCCGGCTTGCCGACCGTGTCGTGTTCCAAACCGGTGGACAGGAACATGCCGTTCGGCGTGCCCGGAATCGTTCGCGGCGAAATGCCCGATTCGGTATCGGCGAAACGCGCGAAATAATCCGGTCGAACCAGTTCCGGCAAATCCTTCGTCTGCAAATTACCGCGTTCAATTTTGACGCGGCTGAGATCGAGCGCCGGTACGCTCTGTTTATTTAAACCCTGCTGCAAATCGGCCAAAACAATGACCGGGCATTGGTATTGCTCCGCGAGATTGAATGCTTCCGCCGTCACGTAGAAGCATTCCTCGGTGGAGGTCGGCGCGACGACAATTTTGCCCACGTCGCCGTGCGCGCTGTAAATCGCCGCCATGATATCGCTTTGTTCGACCTTGGTCGCCATGCCCGTCGACGGGCCGGCTCGCATGACATCAATAATGACCATCGGAATCTCCGCAATCGTCGCCAGCGAAATCGATTCCGCCATCAGCGACAAACCCGGGCCCGATGTCGCGGTGAACGCGCGGACGCCGGCGAAGTTCGCGCCGATCGCCATCATGCAAGACGCCAGTTCGTCTTCCGTTTGCACAACGGCGCCGTGCACGCGGTCAATCGCCTGAATCATGTATTCCATAATTTCGGACGCCGGCGTAATCGGGTAGCTCGCCATGAAGCGGGCGCCCGCCGCGAGAGCGCCGAGTGCGATCGCTTCGTTCCCCATCAAAAACAGCAGGTCGGCATCCGGCGGTTCAGGCAAGGTTCCGGGCGCGGCAAAGTTATCTTTCTGCTCGTCGACCAGACGCGCCCCTTCGTTGAATGCGCGCACGTTGGCCGCGATCACTTCCTGCGTCTTTTTCGCGAAACGTTCCGAAATCGCCGCGATGAAACGTTCGCGCGGGAATCCCAAGTACGCGACCGACATGCCGAGCGCCACAATGTTTTTCATTTGCAGCGAGCCGCATTCTTTGGCGGTATCCGTGATCGGCAAAGCCAGGAGCGTGACACCCGCCGGCAAACGATCGCCTTTCGGCGCAAACTTCGTATCGGCGATCAACACGCCGCCCGAACGCAATTCGTGGCCGTGCTGATCAATCGTTTCCTGATCAAGCGCGATTAAGTTGTCCACGCCTTCGCCGATCGTCCCCAACCGGTGACTGGCGATCCGCAATGCGAAGGTCGTATGACCGCCCTTGATGCGAGACGCGAATAAACGCTGGGAAAACAGGGAGTAGCCGAGCGCGGCGAGCACTTTGGCGAGAATTTCACCGCCGGATTCAATTCCTTCGCCCTGCTGGCCGCCCATCTTCCAGACAAAATCTTCTCTTGTCTGCAAAGTAAAACCCTCCTCCACTGACTGCTATGCTTCAGTTATGTTGCAAGCGCGCCGGAACGACGACTTCCAACACGCCCGTCGCGTACGGAGCAATTTGCGCCGGGTTGAAAATCACCACGGCGTCGCCGTGATCATTCAAATAGTACGGCAAATCATTGTAGACGGCCGTCGCTTTGGCAAGTTCTTCCGGCCAGTATTCGATCGCCCGCGCCGTTAGCGCGCGTTGCACGTAAGCGCGTACTAACCGATTCGTCGCGGCATTGGAGCGCTCTCCTAAAAAGTCCGCTAATGTAACCGTTTGTCCGTTTTGTTTATCAAACACCCAAGCCCGCCATTGCGTGTCTGGATGCGCGCCGCCGTCAAACGAGGTGCCTTTCGCCACCACGGAAAGATAGCGGTCGCTCTGGTAAGTCACTTGCTGGCTGTACATCTGCCAGTGGTCCAATACGGGACCCGTCGCCGGCGCTTCTTTAGCCAGTAATTGCGCACCCGCATGCTGCGCGCGCGCCACATCTTTCGCAAGCATCGCATTGATCTTCGCTTCCACGCGCGGCCGCTCGGAAAGGCTTACACTGACCCCCGCCACATCATTGTAATCGTTGGCGCTCGCCGTGCCGAGCGCGAGCGTCATCATGACGCCTGCCAAAAGAAATATTTTTTTCATAAAGTTCTCCCACTTTCTCTCATTCTATTTATTAATGACCGCCGCCAACAGGCGGCGCACCTGTCCGATTCATTTGCGCAGCGACGATACGTCGATGCTGATCAGTCCCGAAGCGTACGGCGCGATTTCATACTGATTGAACAGCAACATCGCGTGTCCCGCCTGATCGATATAGTAATTGTATGGATCATCCGTCGCGAGCGCCGCCGGCAACTCGTCTTCAAAGTACGCTACATTGCGCGCG
This genomic stretch from Negativicoccus succinicivorans harbors:
- a CDS encoding 2-oxoacid:ferredoxin oxidoreductase subunit beta, yielding MANAREYKNAIQPNWCPGCGDFGIQMAIQEAASKRNIPFKKLMLISGIGCSSRIGGYLYCYGAHTTHGRALPFAQGVKLANRDLEVVVCSGDGDAYAIGMGHTIHAIKRNLNITYIVFDNHVYGLTKGQTSPRSSLGFVTKTTPHGNVETPLAVSSMALAAGAGFVAQGYALDRRGLVDIIMRGMDYHGFSFINVFTPCVTYNKYNTYEWFKEHLTDVSDVADYDPADKARALTLLNEREGLITGVLYEEKDRPSYEDLIDLAEEPLAAKVETINEKTFTDLIAAFR
- a CDS encoding 2-oxoacid:acceptor oxidoreductase subunit alpha; its protein translation is MQTREDFVWKMGGQQGEGIESGGEILAKVLAALGYSLFSQRLFASRIKGGHTTFALRIASHRLGTIGEGVDNLIALDQETIDQHGHELRSGGVLIADTKFAPKGDRLPAGVTLLALPITDTAKECGSLQMKNIVALGMSVAYLGFPRERFIAAISERFAKKTQEVIAANVRAFNEGARLVDEQKDNFAAPGTLPEPPDADLLFLMGNEAIALGALAAGARFMASYPITPASEIMEYMIQAIDRVHGAVVQTEDELASCMMAIGANFAGVRAFTATSGPGLSLMAESISLATIAEIPMVIIDVMRAGPSTGMATKVEQSDIMAAIYSAHGDVGKIVVAPTSTEECFYVTAEAFNLAEQYQCPVIVLADLQQGLNKQSVPALDLSRVKIERGNLQTKDLPELVRPDYFARFADTESGISPRTIPGTPNGMFLSTGLEHDTVGKPAEAPSNRVVQTDKRLRKFTTVADHFAPLAVDAPTEEADVLLISINSACGAAAEAAEPLRKEGVKVNRIGLRLLEPFPTEALRPYVEKAKKVLVLEQNATGQLTKLLTMHLPELAPFSMLKRYDGLTLTPSQIVARVKEVL
- a CDS encoding DUF3298 and DUF4163 domain-containing protein, which codes for MKKIFLLAGVMMTLALGTASANDYNDVAGVSVSLSERPRVEAKINAMLAKDVARAQHAGAQLLAKEAPATGPVLDHWQMYSQQVTYQSDRYLSVVAKGTSFDGGAHPDTQWRAWVFDKQNGQTVTLADFLGERSNAATNRLVRAYVQRALTARAIEYWPEELAKATAVYNDLPYYLNDHGDAVVIFNPAQIAPYATGVLEVVVPARLQHN
- a CDS encoding MlaE family ABC transporter permease codes for the protein MNEILTSLGRSTIYVLAQIGAAVQLLIAAWQRITSLNMRQTVKQMALLGVGSFPIVALTLLFTGMVLTLQIATELSRFGAQFSIGAIVSLGMGRELGPVLCGVVLAGRGGAAITAEIGTMKVTEQIDALRVLATDPISYLVVPRMAACMIMLPLLNVLGLIIGTFGGVLVCTLNNGISAYTFWRSIEMFVTPSDVYLGMIKAVVFGMIVAIVGCSRGMLATAGAEGVGKAATETVMYSIMMIFAVNYLLSSILF